In Arachis duranensis cultivar V14167 unplaced genomic scaffold, aradu.V14167.gnm2.J7QH unplaced_Scaffold_13647, whole genome shotgun sequence, a genomic segment contains:
- the LOC127743801 gene encoding ATP synthase subunit alpha, mitochondrial → MIDGIFIMEFSVRAAELTTLLESRITNFYTNFQVDEIGRVVSVGDGIARVYGLKEIQAGEMVEFASGVKGIALNLENENVGIVVFGSDTAIKEGDLVKRTGSIVDVPAGKAMLGRVVDALGVPIDGRGALSDHERRRVEVKAPGIIERKSVHEPMQTGLKAVDSLVPIGRGQRELIIGDRQTGKTAIAIDTILNQKQMNSRATSESETLYCVYVAIGQKRSTVAQLVQILSEANAIEYSILVAATASDPAPLQFLAPYSGCAMGEYFRDNGMHALIIYDDLSKQAVAYRQMSLLLRRPPGREAFPGDVFYLHSRLLERAAKRSDQTGAGSLTALPVIETQAGDVSAYIPTNVISITDGQICLETELFYRGIRPAINVGLSVSRVGSAAQLKAMKQVCGSLKLELAQYREVAAFAQFGSDLDAATQALLNRGARLTEVLKQPQYAPLPIEKQILVIYAAVNGFCDRMPLDKISQYERAILSTIKQDLLQSLKGGLTNERKIEPDSFLKEQTKNLT, encoded by the coding sequence ATGATTGATGGAATTTTCATTATGGAATTCTCTGTAAGAGCTGCGGAACTAACTACTCTATTAGAAAGTAGAATTACCAACTTTTACACTAATTTTCAAGTGGATGAGATCGGTCGAGTGGTCTCAGTTGGAGATGGGATTGCACGCGTTTATGGATTGAAGGAGATTCAAGCTGGGGAAATGGTTGAATTTGCCAGCGGTGTGAAAGGAATAGCGTTGAATCTTGAGAATGAGAATGTCGGAATTGTTGTCTTTGGTAGTGATACCGCTATAAAAGAAGGAGATCTTGTCAAACGCACTGGATCCATTGTGGATGTTCCTGCGGGAAAGGCTATGCTAGGGCGTGTGGTCGACGCCTTGGGAGTCCCCATTGATGGAAGAGGGGCTCTAAGCGATCACGAGCGAAGACGTGTCGAAGTGAAAGCACCTGGGATTATTGAACGTAAATCTGTGCACGAGCCTATGCAAACAGGGTTAAAAGCGGTAGATAGCCTGGTTCCTATAGGCCGTGGTCAACGAGAACTGATAATCGGGGACCGACAAACTGGAAAAACAGCTATTGCTATCGATACCATATTAAACCAAAAGCAAATGAACTCAAGGGCCACCTCTGAGAGTGAGACATTGTATTGTGTCTATGTAGCGATTGGGCAGAAACGCTCAACTGTGGCACAATTAGTTCAAATTCTTTCAGAAGCGAATGCTATAGAATATTCCATTCTTGTAGCAGCCACCGCTTCGGATCCGGCACCTCTGCAATTTCTGGCCCCATATTCTGGGTGTGCCATGGGGGAATATTTCCGCGATAATGGAATGCACGCATTAATAATCTATGATGATCTTAGTAAACAGGCCGTGGCATATCGACAAATGTCATTATTGTTACGCCGACCACCAGGCCGTGAGGCTTTCCCAGGCGATGTTTTCTATTTACATTCCCGTCTCTTAGAAAGAGCCGCTAAACGATCGGACCAGACAGGCGCAGGTAGCTTGACCGCCTTACCCGTCATTGAAACACAAGCTGGAGACGTATCGGCCTATATTCCCACCAATGTGATCTCCATTACTGATGGACAAATCTGTTTGGAAACAGAGCTCTTTTATCGCGGAATTAGACCTGCTATTAACGTCGGCTTATCTGTCAGTCGCGTCGGGTCTGCCGCTCAGTTGAAAGCTATGAAACAAGTCTGCGGTAGTTTAAAACTGGAATTGGCACAATATCGCGAAGTGGCCGCCTTTGCTCAATTTGGCTCAGACCTTGATGCTGCGACTCAGGCATTACTCAATAGAGGTGCAAGGCTGACAGAAGTACTAAAACAACCACAATATGCACCACTTCctattgaaaaacaaattttagtCATTTATGCAGCTGTCAATGGATTCTGTGATCGAATGCCATTAGACAAAATTTCTCAATATGAGAGAGCCATTCTAAGCACTATAAAACAAGATTTACTACAATCACTAAAAGGGGGACTCACTAACGAAAGAAAGATAGAACCAGATTCATTCTTAAAAGAACAAACGAAAAACCTAACATGA